In Kushneria marisflavi, the following are encoded in one genomic region:
- a CDS encoding ABC transporter ATP-binding protein, translating to MSAHLLEIDNLKVDFELPTGTVSAVKGVSFHIDQGETVALVGESGSGKSVTSTALMRLLPEMAKISGAIRLDGEDLTQVSASRMRRLRGNEFSMIFQEPMTSLNPLHRIGRQIAEVLHRHRGMSGSEARMRVLELLHQVGIPEPERRISSYPHELSGGQRQRVMIAMALACEPRLLIADEPTTALDVTVQAQILDLLRDLQKRYGMAILFITHDLSLVRRFAERVCVMRYGELVESGETAKVFNAPQHDYTRMLLDAEPRGSKAAVAEDAPVLLSGQDVRVRFTTKKRLFGKSDYFEAVRGIDLTVRRGQTVGIVGESGSGKSTLGRALLRLLKSQGQLRFEDTDITNFDKSDMRPLRSRMQVVFQDPFGSLSPRLTVGEIISEGLKVHFPELDRREREARVIESLEEVALDPAMRKRYPHEFSGGQRQRIAIARALVLKPDFLLLDEPTSALDRSVQMTVIELLRHLQQKYDLTYVFISHDLAVVRALSDTVLVMKEGQVVEQGSAERIFRAPREAYTKALLKAAFLETAA from the coding sequence ATGTCGGCACATCTACTCGAGATCGACAATCTAAAGGTGGACTTTGAACTGCCCACCGGCACCGTTTCTGCCGTCAAGGGCGTCAGCTTCCATATCGACCAGGGCGAAACCGTGGCGCTGGTGGGTGAATCCGGCTCCGGCAAGTCGGTCACCTCGACGGCATTGATGCGCCTGTTACCGGAGATGGCCAAAATCTCCGGTGCCATTCGTCTGGACGGTGAGGACCTGACCCAGGTCAGCGCCTCACGGATGCGTCGGCTGCGCGGCAACGAGTTCTCGATGATCTTTCAGGAACCGATGACCTCGCTCAATCCGCTGCATCGCATCGGGCGCCAGATTGCCGAAGTCCTGCATCGCCATCGCGGCATGTCCGGCAGTGAAGCGCGCATGCGAGTGCTGGAACTGCTGCACCAGGTCGGTATTCCCGAGCCCGAACGGCGCATTTCAAGCTATCCCCATGAACTCTCCGGCGGTCAACGCCAGCGCGTGATGATCGCCATGGCACTGGCCTGCGAGCCGCGCCTGCTGATTGCGGATGAACCCACCACGGCACTCGATGTCACCGTCCAGGCCCAGATTCTTGACCTGCTCCGGGACCTGCAAAAGCGCTACGGCATGGCGATCCTGTTCATCACCCACGACCTGAGTCTGGTACGGCGCTTTGCCGAACGGGTCTGTGTAATGCGCTACGGCGAGCTGGTCGAATCCGGTGAGACCGCGAAGGTCTTCAATGCGCCGCAGCACGACTACACCCGCATGCTGCTCGATGCCGAGCCACGTGGCAGCAAGGCAGCCGTGGCAGAAGATGCCCCGGTGCTGCTCAGCGGTCAGGATGTTCGGGTGCGCTTTACCACCAAAAAGCGCCTGTTCGGCAAGAGCGACTATTTCGAGGCGGTACGCGGCATCGACCTGACCGTCCGACGCGGCCAGACCGTGGGGATTGTCGGTGAGTCAGGCTCGGGCAAGTCAACGCTTGGGCGGGCGCTGCTGAGACTGTTGAAAAGTCAGGGGCAGCTGCGCTTTGAAGACACCGACATCACAAACTTTGACAAGTCTGACATGCGGCCGCTGCGCTCGCGCATGCAGGTGGTCTTTCAGGACCCCTTTGGCTCGCTGTCACCGCGTCTGACCGTGGGCGAAATCATCAGCGAAGGACTCAAGGTGCACTTTCCCGAGCTCGACCGGCGCGAGCGCGAAGCGCGGGTCATCGAATCTCTTGAGGAAGTGGCGCTCGACCCGGCGATGCGCAAGCGCTATCCGCATGAATTCTCCGGCGGCCAGCGTCAGCGCATCGCCATTGCCCGGGCACTGGTGCTCAAACCTGATTTCCTGTTGCTCGATGAGCCGACCTCGGCGCTCGATCGCTCGGTGCAAATGACGGTCATCGAACTTCTGCGCCACCTCCAGCAGAAATACGACCTGACCTATGTGTTCATCAGCCACGACCTGGCCGTGGTCCGCGCGCTGTCCGACACCGTGCTGGTCATGAAGGAAGGTCAGGTCGTTGAACAGGGCAGCGCAGAACGTATTTTCCGGGCACCGCGCGAAGCGTATACGAAGGCCCTTTTAAAGGCCGCCTTTCTCGAAACGGCCGCCTGA
- a CDS encoding ABC transporter permease, whose protein sequence is MTSSSGAHDTRAASGTTSDNADHLQGGGSPNPPQAPVAQPGESLAREAWRRLRHNRAAMASLILLALMTIICIAGPWFLPWDLAEVDWNAFGVAPTMEGQHWLGTDANGRDLLTRTLYGGRVSLSVALVATLVSLVIGVLYGAISGYVGGRTDNLMMRFVDIMYSLPFMFLVILLMVVFGRNIFLIYAAIGAVEWLDMARIVRGQTLSLKRREFIEAAHALGVRDSKIVTRHLIPNSIGPVIIYVTLTVPKVILLESFLSFLGLGVQEPLTSWGVLISEGTSNMQGAPWMLIVPAAFLAVTLFCLNFLGDGLRDALDPRTR, encoded by the coding sequence ATGACTTCATCCAGCGGTGCTCATGACACCCGGGCCGCATCCGGCACGACTTCAGATAACGCTGATCATCTTCAGGGCGGCGGCAGTCCCAACCCGCCTCAGGCACCGGTCGCGCAGCCCGGCGAGAGCCTGGCCCGAGAGGCCTGGCGCCGCCTGCGCCACAATCGGGCCGCCATGGCGAGTCTTATCCTGCTGGCACTGATGACCATCATCTGTATTGCTGGTCCCTGGTTTCTGCCCTGGGATCTGGCCGAGGTGGACTGGAATGCTTTCGGCGTGGCGCCGACGATGGAAGGCCAGCACTGGCTGGGCACCGATGCCAACGGTCGAGACCTTCTGACCCGCACGCTCTACGGCGGGCGTGTGTCCCTGTCCGTGGCGCTGGTGGCCACACTGGTGAGCCTAGTGATCGGCGTGCTGTATGGCGCGATTTCCGGCTATGTCGGCGGTCGCACGGACAACCTCATGATGCGCTTTGTCGACATCATGTACTCACTGCCCTTCATGTTTCTGGTCATTCTGTTGATGGTGGTGTTCGGCCGTAACATCTTTTTGATCTACGCCGCGATCGGGGCGGTGGAGTGGCTCGACATGGCGCGCATCGTGCGTGGTCAGACGCTGTCGCTCAAGCGCCGCGAGTTCATCGAAGCCGCCCATGCCCTGGGCGTTCGGGATTCAAAGATCGTCACCCGCCATCTGATCCCCAACTCAATCGGGCCGGTCATCATCTATGTCACGCTGACGGTGCCCAAGGTCATTTTGCTGGAAAGCTTTCTCTCCTTTCTGGGTCTGGGCGTGCAGGAGCCGCTGACCAGCTGGGGTGTTCTGATCAGCGAAGGGACCTCCAATATGCAGGGCGCGCCCTGGATGCTGATCGTGCCGGCGGCGTTTCTGGCCGTGACGCTGTTCTGTCTCAACTTCCTGGGCGACGGGCTGCGTGATGCCCTCGACCCGCGTACCCGCTAA
- the oppB gene encoding oligopeptide ABC transporter permease OppB, protein MLSYIAKRLAMAIPTLLIVITASFFLMRVAPGGPFDGERQLPPEIEANLMAAYHLDEPLPMQYLRYMGNLVQGDFGPSFKYKDFSVTDLIAQGFPVSLELGGLAIALALLLGIPMGVMAALRRNSTVDYLLMGTALGGIAVPNFVIAPLMALFFGVILGWLPVGGWNGGALPNLVLPVVALAIQQIAYIARMMRASMIEILGSHFIRTARAKGLNERQVIWRHALRPAMLPVLSYLGPAIAGIITGSVVIEQIFGLPGIGRYFVQGALNRDYTLVMGTVVFYGVLIVLMNLIVDLLYSLFDPQIRYDD, encoded by the coding sequence ATGCTGAGCTATATCGCCAAGCGTCTGGCCATGGCCATTCCCACACTATTGATCGTGATCACGGCCTCCTTTTTCCTGATGCGGGTCGCCCCGGGAGGGCCCTTTGATGGAGAGCGCCAGCTCCCGCCGGAGATCGAGGCCAACCTGATGGCGGCTTACCATCTGGATGAACCGCTGCCCATGCAGTATCTGCGCTACATGGGCAACCTGGTTCAGGGCGATTTCGGGCCGTCGTTCAAATACAAGGACTTCTCGGTCACCGACCTGATCGCCCAGGGCTTTCCGGTCAGTCTGGAACTCGGGGGGCTGGCGATTGCGCTTGCCCTGCTGCTGGGTATTCCCATGGGAGTGATGGCCGCGCTCAGGCGCAACTCGACCGTGGATTATCTGCTGATGGGGACAGCGCTGGGCGGCATTGCCGTCCCCAACTTCGTGATCGCCCCGCTGATGGCGCTCTTTTTCGGCGTCATTCTGGGCTGGCTGCCGGTGGGCGGCTGGAACGGCGGTGCCCTGCCCAACCTGGTCTTGCCGGTGGTGGCGCTGGCCATCCAGCAGATTGCCTATATCGCCCGCATGATGCGCGCCTCGATGATCGAGATTCTCGGCAGTCATTTCATCCGCACCGCCCGCGCCAAGGGACTCAACGAGCGCCAGGTCATCTGGCGTCACGCCCTGCGCCCGGCGATGCTGCCGGTGCTCTCCTACCTGGGGCCAGCCATTGCCGGCATCATCACAGGCTCGGTGGTCATCGAGCAGATCTTTGGTCTGCCAGGCATCGGACGCTATTTCGTTCAGGGCGCACTCAATCGCGACTACACCCTCGTGATGGGCACGGTAGTGTTCTACGGCGTGCTGATCGTGCTGATGAACCTGATTGTCGATCTGCTCTATTCGCTGTTCGACCCCCAAATTCGCTATGACGACTGA
- a CDS encoding peptide ABC transporter substrate-binding protein, translating into MTDTMPDLRTVRGRTPFFKRAVLAACLLAVAPLGMAATLRIDNSAEPGTLDPQKTSGTWETRIVRELFETLISHDARGDLIPGLASGWQLSDDGLTLTFELRDDAQWSDGQPVTASDAVFSLRRLLRPDIAAHNANLYYPIQNARAVNAGKAATETLGVRAIDDRHLEIRLERPTAWFLQAMAMPEAAPLPEHVLKAGSERWIVPGQTVVSGPFTLSEWSPQDHITLDKNERYYDAGEVSLDEVILYPLEEATAALNRFRTGALDISYTSVPGGRLEQLRQELGNALRVSPLVAQYFYMFNLRPDSPLSDIRVREALNLATRREVITDQLLGMGQTPSYWLVPRVTHGGTKGEMPMVQMTMDERMARARELMKAAGFGPDTPLTLTLRYNTLEDHKKIAVALAAMWRPLGVEVSLVNTEATSHYAAIREGDFQLARYGMAATIDDPYDFLGSYTTGGSAAISSGYHDERFDQLVEQSSETIAPNARAELLTRAQQRLLDDYALLPLYDYINTALVSERVHGWEPSPMDVHPLRYISIKE; encoded by the coding sequence ATGACCGATACAATGCCTGACCTGCGCACCGTGCGCGGGCGTACCCCCTTTTTCAAGCGCGCCGTGCTGGCAGCCTGTCTTCTGGCCGTCGCACCGCTGGGCATGGCCGCCACGCTGCGCATCGACAACAGCGCTGAACCCGGCACGCTCGATCCACAAAAGACCAGCGGCACCTGGGAGACGCGTATCGTGCGCGAACTCTTCGAGACGCTGATCAGCCACGACGCCAGGGGCGATCTGATACCGGGGCTGGCCAGTGGGTGGCAGCTCAGCGATGACGGTCTGACCCTGACATTTGAACTGCGCGACGATGCGCAGTGGTCCGACGGCCAGCCCGTGACCGCCAGTGATGCCGTGTTCAGCCTGCGCCGTTTGTTAAGACCCGATATCGCGGCCCACAACGCCAACCTCTACTACCCGATCCAGAATGCCCGGGCCGTCAACGCCGGCAAGGCCGCCACGGAGACGCTGGGCGTGCGTGCCATCGATGACCGGCATCTGGAGATCCGGCTCGAGCGCCCCACCGCCTGGTTTTTGCAGGCGATGGCCATGCCGGAAGCCGCCCCATTGCCCGAGCATGTGCTGAAGGCGGGCAGCGAGCGCTGGATCGTGCCCGGGCAGACAGTGGTCAGCGGCCCCTTCACGCTAAGCGAATGGTCACCACAGGATCACATTACGCTGGATAAAAACGAGCGCTATTACGACGCCGGCGAAGTATCCCTTGATGAGGTCATCCTCTATCCGCTGGAAGAAGCCACCGCGGCACTCAATCGCTTTCGTACCGGCGCACTGGACATCAGCTATACCAGCGTTCCGGGCGGGCGCCTTGAGCAGCTGCGTCAGGAACTGGGCAACGCCCTGCGGGTCAGCCCGCTGGTGGCGCAATATTTCTACATGTTCAACCTGCGCCCCGACAGCCCGCTCAGCGACATTCGCGTACGTGAAGCGCTGAACCTGGCCACGCGACGTGAGGTGATCACCGATCAGCTGCTGGGCATGGGTCAGACGCCATCCTACTGGCTGGTCCCGCGGGTAACCCACGGCGGCACCAAAGGCGAAATGCCCATGGTGCAGATGACGATGGATGAGCGCATGGCGCGCGCCCGCGAGCTGATGAAAGCGGCCGGCTTTGGCCCAGACACTCCCCTGACGCTGACGCTGCGCTACAACACGCTGGAAGATCACAAGAAGATTGCGGTAGCGCTGGCCGCCATGTGGAGGCCGCTGGGCGTTGAAGTGTCGCTGGTCAACACCGAGGCCACCAGCCACTACGCCGCCATCCGCGAAGGCGATTTCCAGCTGGCACGCTATGGCATGGCCGCCACCATCGACGACCCGTATGACTTTCTGGGCAGCTATACCACCGGTGGAAGCGCCGCCATCAGCAGCGGCTATCACGATGAACGCTTTGATCAGCTGGTCGAGCAAAGTAGCGAGACCATCGCGCCAAATGCGCGTGCCGAGCTTCTGACCCGGGCCCAGCAGCGCCTGCTCGACGATTATGCCCTGCTGCCGCTTTACGATTACATCAACACCGCGCTGGTATCAGAGCGCGTCCATGGCTGGGAGCCCTCCCCAATGGACGTGCATCCCCTGCGCTACATCAGTATCAAGGAGTAA
- a CDS encoding peptide ABC transporter substrate-binding protein, producing MTRCLFKSLGAAVLLTCPLLASPLSAQAATLDIGIYGEPASLDAARVTGAVYDNDVLGDLFEGLVTLAPDGDYQPGVATDWSVSDDGLTWTFKLRDDARWSDGAPVTAGDFVLAFQRALDPEIASVYANLLYPIKNAAAINRNESEVASLGARAVNEHQLEVHLEQPTPYLPTLMAHIIAAPVPAHVVKEYGNDWTQLSHIVTNGAFMPSRWVSHDHIETVKNPRFHDADSVTLDGVNYHLVENLNTGLSRFRSHDLDVMRDFDASRYQWLKENLGDAVHLHNQLSTYYYALNNRDDHPTSDVRVREALNLALRRDIITQKVLQGAANPTSSLVPAGTAHYDVQTMPGIDAPMEARLEKAQALLKEAGYGPEHPLNLRLRFNSRDDHRRIAVAAAAMWKPLGINIEMVNAEANVHYAEIARGDFDIARASWVADFDDASNFLGILASGNVKNYGGYHSNEFDQLLAQAAAQPDQDKRQQLLEQAERQALGDYAMAPIYADAARNLVNPDMTGWEDNAINRHLSRWISLDP from the coding sequence ATGACCAGGTGTCTTTTTAAAAGCCTTGGCGCGGCCGTGTTGCTGACCTGCCCTCTGCTTGCCTCTCCCCTTTCAGCCCAGGCCGCCACCCTGGATATCGGTATCTATGGCGAGCCGGCTTCGCTGGACGCGGCTCGCGTGACCGGCGCGGTCTATGACAACGACGTGCTGGGCGATCTGTTCGAGGGGCTGGTGACGCTGGCGCCAGATGGCGATTACCAGCCGGGCGTGGCCACCGACTGGTCGGTCTCCGATGACGGTCTGACCTGGACCTTCAAACTGCGTGATGACGCTCGCTGGTCCGACGGCGCGCCGGTCACAGCCGGGGATTTCGTACTCGCCTTCCAGCGCGCGCTCGATCCAGAGATTGCCTCCGTCTACGCCAACCTGCTCTATCCGATCAAAAACGCTGCGGCCATCAATCGCAATGAGTCCGAGGTGGCCTCATTGGGCGCCCGGGCCGTCAATGAACATCAGCTGGAAGTGCATCTCGAGCAGCCCACCCCCTATCTGCCGACCCTGATGGCGCACATTATCGCGGCACCGGTGCCGGCTCATGTGGTGAAGGAGTACGGCAACGACTGGACGCAGCTTTCGCATATCGTGACCAACGGCGCCTTCATGCCTAGCCGTTGGGTCTCGCATGACCACATCGAGACGGTCAAAAACCCTCGATTCCACGATGCCGACAGCGTCACGCTGGACGGCGTCAACTACCATCTGGTCGAAAACCTCAATACCGGCCTGTCACGTTTTCGCAGCCATGATCTGGACGTGATGCGTGACTTTGACGCCAGCCGCTATCAGTGGCTCAAGGAGAATCTGGGCGACGCCGTTCATCTGCACAACCAGCTTTCGACCTACTACTACGCGCTCAATAATCGCGACGACCACCCTACCAGCGACGTTCGCGTTCGTGAGGCGCTCAATCTGGCACTGCGACGCGACATCATCACGCAGAAAGTGCTGCAGGGCGCGGCCAATCCCACCAGCTCGCTGGTGCCCGCCGGCACCGCACACTATGACGTGCAGACCATGCCGGGCATTGATGCACCCATGGAGGCGCGACTCGAGAAGGCTCAGGCGCTGTTAAAGGAGGCAGGCTACGGCCCGGAGCATCCGCTCAATCTGCGCCTGCGCTTTAACTCCCGCGATGACCATCGGCGTATCGCCGTGGCGGCCGCTGCCATGTGGAAGCCGCTGGGCATCAACATCGAGATGGTGAACGCCGAGGCCAACGTGCACTACGCCGAAATTGCCCGCGGCGACTTCGATATTGCCCGTGCCAGCTGGGTGGCCGACTTTGATGATGCCAGCAATTTTCTGGGCATTCTCGCCTCCGGCAACGTCAAGAACTATGGCGGCTATCACAGCAACGAGTTTGACCAGCTACTGGCACAGGCTGCCGCACAGCCTGATCAGGACAAGCGTCAGCAGCTACTGGAACAGGCCGAGCGCCAGGCGCTGGGCGATTACGCCATGGCACCCATCTATGCCGATGCTGCCCGCAATCTGGTCAATCCGGACATGACAGGCTGGGAAGACAACGCCATCAACCGTCATCTGTCCCGCTGGATCAGTCTCGACCCGTAA
- a CDS encoding peptide ABC transporter substrate-binding protein, protein MPSIRPLLGAIALSSAFFASPLYAQTLNIGIIGEPASLDTSQVSGGTWESDVLDDLYEGLLTQDPEGHRIPGVAKSWDISKDGRTYTFHLRDDAKWSDGKPVTAEDFVFGWQHMLDPASASKYAYMLYPVKNAEAVNTGKMSADQLGVESLDNGKTFRVTLTEPAPYFLGILTHYTAFPVPRHVYDQYGKQWTQMDHIQTNGAYKPTSWVSHDHITAEKNPEFHDADNVAIDTVNYYPTEDRNAGISRFRAGELDVMREYTSDRYQWLKENLPDATHMSPFLGSYYYVLNHRDGHPTADIRVREALNLAVRREVMSKQIMDNTFLPAYALVPPGTNHYETQHMTLDGDDMNARLAEAKKLMQEAGYGPDKPLNLRLRYNSSDEHKKIAVALAAMWKPLGVNVQMINSEATVHYQSIANGDFDVARAGWVADYDDAENFLTLLHTGVGNNYGAYSNPEYDKLLDQANITLDEDKRASLMQQAEQIALGDYALVPLLTYVTRNLVNPELQGWKDNVQDDHLSRWVSFKK, encoded by the coding sequence ATGCCCTCGATCCGTCCGCTACTGGGCGCTATTGCGCTGTCATCCGCTTTTTTCGCCTCCCCGCTTTACGCACAGACCCTAAACATCGGCATCATCGGAGAACCCGCCTCGCTGGACACCTCCCAGGTCAGCGGCGGCACATGGGAAAGCGATGTGCTGGATGATCTCTACGAAGGCTTGCTCACACAGGACCCGGAAGGTCACCGAATTCCGGGGGTGGCCAAATCCTGGGACATCAGCAAGGACGGTAGAACCTACACCTTTCATCTGCGCGATGACGCGAAATGGTCGGACGGAAAGCCGGTCACGGCCGAGGACTTCGTGTTTGGCTGGCAGCACATGCTTGATCCCGCCAGCGCCTCCAAATACGCCTACATGCTCTACCCGGTCAAAAACGCTGAAGCGGTTAACACCGGCAAGATGTCGGCCGACCAGCTTGGCGTGGAGTCACTCGACAACGGCAAGACCTTTCGCGTCACGCTCACGGAGCCGGCGCCCTATTTCCTCGGCATCCTGACCCACTACACGGCCTTCCCGGTACCCAGGCACGTGTATGACCAGTACGGCAAGCAGTGGACACAGATGGATCACATCCAGACCAACGGCGCCTACAAGCCGACCAGCTGGGTCTCACACGATCACATCACGGCCGAGAAAAACCCCGAGTTTCACGATGCCGACAACGTCGCCATCGACACCGTCAATTATTATCCGACCGAAGATCGCAATGCCGGCATTTCGCGCTTTCGCGCCGGTGAACTCGATGTCATGCGTGAATACACCTCGGATCGTTACCAGTGGCTCAAGGAAAACCTGCCGGATGCCACGCACATGAGTCCGTTTCTGGGCTCCTATTACTACGTGCTGAACCATCGTGACGGCCATCCGACTGCCGATATTCGTGTACGCGAAGCGCTCAATCTGGCGGTACGTCGTGAGGTCATGTCCAAACAGATCATGGACAACACCTTCCTGCCGGCCTATGCGCTGGTGCCACCGGGCACCAATCACTACGAGACGCAGCACATGACGCTCGACGGTGATGACATGAACGCCCGCCTGGCCGAAGCCAAAAAACTGATGCAGGAGGCCGGTTACGGGCCGGACAAGCCACTCAATCTGCGTCTGCGTTACAACTCAAGCGACGAACATAAAAAAATCGCGGTAGCACTTGCCGCCATGTGGAAGCCGCTGGGCGTCAACGTGCAGATGATCAACTCCGAGGCCACGGTGCACTATCAGTCCATTGCCAATGGGGATTTTGATGTGGCGCGCGCCGGCTGGGTCGCCGACTATGATGATGCTGAAAACTTCCTGACCCTGTTGCACACCGGGGTAGGCAACAACTATGGCGCCTACTCAAACCCCGAGTACGACAAACTGCTCGATCAGGCCAACATCACGCTGGATGAAGACAAGCGTGCCAGTCTGATGCAGCAGGCCGAGCAGATTGCGCTCGGTGACTACGCATTGGTCCCGCTTTTGACCTATGTCACCCGTAATCTGGTCAATCCAGAGCTTCAGGGCTGGAAGGACAACGTGCAGGATGACCACCTCTCTCGCTGGGTCAGCTTCAAGAAGTAA
- a CDS encoding peptide ABC transporter substrate-binding protein has product MKKVTLALLGAAGLSLGAPLATAATLNVGISGDPASLDPARVTGGVWEEDVLRDIFEGLVAIDAQGQIIPGVAKSWETSDDGKTYTFHLREDARWSDGEPVTADDFVYALRYQVNPTTASNYAHRLYPVVNAQKINAGDAKPETLGVESRDDGHTLVIHLTEPAAYFLKTLVLPFGYPIPEHVVADKGEKWSRPENIVVNGAFKPVRWISNTELDTVKNDAFHDADKVTLDGVNYYPIEDKNAGISRFQAGELDILRDFPAARYQWLEQQIPDAVKITPSLGSYYYVFNLRDGSPVADKRVREALSLAIRRDVISEKLLDGAVTPSTSLVPTGVSHYTPASQPGLNDDMDTRLSRARELMKDAGYGPDKPLDLTLRYNSGEEHQRIAVAVAAMWKPLGVNVEMRNSEANVHYSDLMQGDFQVARAAWISSYDDAQNFLQLLSAATNNYGDYQNPEYSKLINQSDRELDSDRRRDMMQRAEAMALADYPLAPIYTYAARNLVKPSLSGWDNNALDMHASRWISVQPSQ; this is encoded by the coding sequence ATGAAAAAAGTAACGCTTGCACTGCTGGGCGCCGCCGGCCTGTCGCTGGGCGCACCGCTGGCCACCGCTGCCACGCTCAATGTCGGCATCAGCGGGGACCCGGCCTCGCTGGACCCGGCCCGCGTCACCGGTGGCGTATGGGAAGAAGATGTGTTGCGCGACATCTTCGAGGGTCTGGTGGCCATTGATGCTCAGGGGCAGATCATCCCGGGTGTGGCGAAATCCTGGGAGACCAGTGATGACGGTAAAACCTATACCTTCCATCTTCGTGAGGACGCCCGCTGGTCGGACGGCGAGCCAGTCACGGCCGACGACTTCGTCTATGCCCTGCGCTACCAGGTCAACCCGACAACCGCGTCCAACTACGCCCATCGCCTTTACCCGGTGGTGAACGCGCAAAAGATCAACGCCGGCGATGCCAAACCCGAAACGCTGGGCGTGGAAAGCCGCGATGACGGCCATACCCTGGTCATTCATCTGACCGAACCGGCCGCCTACTTTCTCAAGACGCTGGTGCTGCCGTTTGGCTATCCGATCCCCGAGCATGTTGTGGCAGACAAGGGAGAAAAATGGAGCCGGCCGGAGAACATTGTCGTCAACGGCGCCTTTAAACCGGTGCGCTGGATCTCCAATACCGAGCTCGACACGGTCAAGAATGACGCGTTCCACGACGCCGACAAGGTCACGCTCGACGGTGTGAACTACTACCCCATCGAGGACAAGAATGCCGGGATTTCGCGCTTTCAGGCCGGCGAGCTCGATATCCTGCGAGACTTCCCCGCGGCGCGCTATCAGTGGCTTGAGCAGCAGATTCCCGACGCCGTGAAAATCACGCCGTCGCTGGGCAGCTACTACTACGTGTTTAACCTGCGTGACGGCTCCCCGGTGGCCGACAAGCGCGTGCGCGAGGCACTCTCGTTGGCGATTCGTCGCGATGTCATCAGCGAAAAACTTCTCGATGGCGCAGTGACGCCCTCCACGTCCCTGGTGCCGACCGGCGTCAGCCATTACACCCCGGCCTCCCAGCCCGGCTTGAATGACGACATGGACACACGACTGAGCCGTGCCCGTGAACTCATGAAGGACGCCGGCTATGGTCCTGACAAGCCGCTTGATCTGACGCTGCGCTACAACTCGGGCGAGGAGCACCAGCGCATTGCCGTAGCGGTCGCTGCCATGTGGAAGCCGCTGGGCGTCAACGTCGAAATGCGCAACAGCGAAGCCAACGTGCACTATTCCGACCTGATGCAGGGTGATTTTCAGGTCGCCCGCGCGGCGTGGATTTCAAGCTATGACGACGCGCAGAATTTCCTGCAGCTGCTGTCGGCGGCCACCAACAACTACGGCGACTATCAAAACCCCGAGTACAGCAAGCTCATCAACCAGTCCGACCGCGAACTCGACAGCGACAGGCGCCGTGACATGATGCAGCGCGCCGAGGCCATGGCACTGGCCGATTATCCGCTGGCGCCGATCTATACCTACGCCGCGCGCAACCTGGTCAAGCCTTCGCTTTCCGGCTGGGACAACAACGCGCTCGACATGCACGCCTCGCGCTGGATTTCGGTTCAGCCATCACAGTAA